The following coding sequences lie in one Brevibacterium marinum genomic window:
- a CDS encoding CoA transferase, protein MTVLELGVFMAGPYATMQLADLGARVIKIENPTGGDQTRTTGPFVEGESTPFMLLNRNKESVTLDLKSDIGREAFMRLAETADVVVENMRPGVMPRLGVAYEDVRERNPGIIYASASGWGQDGPLAEHAGLDIMAQARSGLMSITGHPDMPPAKVGVPICDLTSAMYVALALTSALYERNRSGEGQYIDVSLFESGVSYAVWEAAAYFVDGKVGGPNGSAHQNQAPYQAVHSSDGFVTIGANTPRNWERFCHALGLGSLLEDERFQESYDRLTHRDALIAIIEETTRLKTTAEIVEVLNGAGVPCAPISNYGQVFTDDHLNSRDFFWDSEHPVAGTVRQIGSPMRLSRTPARRGPAGPPLGADNSLLDELGFSNAELTELKSH, encoded by the coding sequence GTGACGGTACTGGAGCTCGGCGTGTTCATGGCAGGCCCCTATGCAACGATGCAGCTGGCCGATCTCGGGGCGCGGGTGATCAAAATCGAGAATCCGACGGGCGGCGACCAGACACGGACCACCGGGCCGTTCGTGGAGGGGGAGAGCACGCCCTTCATGTTGCTCAACCGCAATAAGGAGTCGGTGACGCTCGACCTCAAGTCCGACATCGGTCGCGAGGCGTTCATGCGCTTGGCGGAGACCGCAGACGTGGTCGTGGAGAACATGCGCCCCGGCGTGATGCCTCGGCTCGGTGTTGCCTACGAGGACGTGCGAGAGCGCAATCCGGGGATCATCTACGCTTCGGCGTCGGGGTGGGGTCAGGACGGACCGCTGGCGGAACATGCCGGTCTCGATATCATGGCACAGGCTCGCAGCGGACTGATGAGCATCACCGGCCATCCCGACATGCCTCCTGCGAAGGTCGGGGTGCCGATCTGCGACCTCACCTCCGCAATGTACGTGGCACTCGCGCTCACCTCGGCGCTCTATGAGAGGAACAGGTCTGGGGAAGGGCAGTACATCGACGTTTCCCTGTTCGAAAGCGGCGTCTCCTACGCAGTGTGGGAGGCCGCAGCGTACTTCGTCGATGGGAAGGTCGGCGGCCCGAACGGCTCCGCACATCAGAACCAGGCTCCCTACCAGGCCGTCCACTCATCCGACGGTTTTGTCACGATCGGTGCGAACACACCGCGCAATTGGGAACGGTTCTGCCATGCTCTGGGACTCGGATCGCTCCTGGAAGACGAACGGTTCCAGGAGTCCTACGATCGGCTGACTCATCGTGATGCACTCATCGCGATCATTGAGGAGACGACACGGTTGAAGACGACCGCGGAAATCGTCGAGGTGCTCAACGGCGCGGGGGTTCCCTGCGCTCCGATCAGCAATTACGGTCAGGTCTTCACCGACGATCATCTGAACAGCCGCGACTTCTTCTGGGACTCCGAGCACCCCGTCGCCGGCACAGTGAGACAGATCGGTTCGCCGATGCGATTGTCGCGGACACCGGCCAGACGAGGTCCTGCGGGTCCGCCGCTGGGCGCAGACAACTCGCTGCTCGACGAGCTCGGGTTCTCGAATGCCGAACTCACCGAGCTGAAGTCGCATTGA
- a CDS encoding GntR family transcriptional regulator, translating into MASLIPSQPSLAALARQALEQTILAGNYMPGERLVEEHLCEELGISRPPLREALKELAHTGLVEHVPRKGVRIMSISQHDVFEIATLRRELERMAMDLALPDLDPVRVERCRQTVRVMERIAEDGTEGEMVTAGFEFHYAVVGLAGHARIESTYRAMAMQLQMCMALNNQARREIEDLDGNVARHARMLDVILRRDPDEIEREFDNHGNLSFLVDTVDQLDGATSESDRWLEGVRASLSETA; encoded by the coding sequence GTGGCATCTCTCATTCCATCCCAACCCAGCCTGGCTGCTCTCGCCAGGCAGGCTCTCGAGCAGACGATCCTGGCCGGAAACTATATGCCGGGAGAACGGCTCGTCGAGGAACATCTGTGCGAGGAGCTCGGAATCTCACGACCCCCATTGCGCGAGGCGCTCAAAGAGCTCGCGCACACCGGGCTCGTCGAGCATGTGCCGCGCAAGGGTGTGAGGATCATGTCGATCTCTCAGCACGACGTCTTCGAGATCGCGACTCTGCGACGCGAACTCGAACGGATGGCGATGGACCTCGCTCTTCCCGACCTCGATCCGGTTCGCGTCGAACGCTGCCGTCAGACGGTGAGGGTGATGGAGAGGATCGCGGAGGACGGAACCGAGGGAGAGATGGTCACGGCCGGCTTCGAATTCCACTACGCAGTCGTCGGGTTGGCGGGCCATGCTCGGATCGAATCGACCTATCGGGCGATGGCGATGCAGCTTCAGATGTGCATGGCGCTGAACAACCAGGCCCGACGCGAGATCGAGGACCTCGACGGCAACGTCGCCAGGCACGCACGCATGCTCGATGTCATCCTTCGCCGGGACCCCGATGAGATCGAACGCGAATTCGACAACCACGGAAACCTGTCGTTCCTCGTCGACACCGTCGATCAGCTCGACGGCGCCACCTCGGAATCCGACCGCTGGCTCGAGGGGGTGCGCGCTTCACTGTCCGAAACCGCCTGA
- a CDS encoding tripartite tricarboxylate transporter substrate binding protein gives MHSKKLLTTVAVTGTLALGLSACGEASGDAAGGEFEPKGNVTMIVPFAAGGGSDIAGRATASGLEEATGKTITVQNVDGGSGAVGYSEFLGRSGDPNYLLATETAMLALPAVQDVEFTHESFTPIMKLGDDYTLIVTKADSPLDTCTDLTEKGKKERTVVAISGATGLDNITFTLMEKATQAKFDRVPFESGAEAITAALGGQVEAISVNPGEVAGQLESGDLKPLCAAADERYEYPELKDIPTAKEQGIDVAFAQFRGVIAPGDIPAEAKEYWVKKAKEFAETDAYTTYIEDNMMQPNAAYGDDFAADLSENDKELRTAIGE, from the coding sequence ATGCATTCGAAGAAACTGCTCACCACCGTGGCCGTGACCGGAACCCTCGCACTGGGACTCAGCGCCTGCGGCGAAGCATCAGGAGATGCGGCCGGCGGAGAATTCGAACCGAAGGGCAATGTCACGATGATCGTGCCTTTTGCCGCCGGCGGCGGAAGCGATATCGCCGGCCGAGCCACCGCCTCGGGCCTGGAAGAAGCGACCGGCAAGACGATCACAGTGCAGAACGTCGACGGAGGCTCCGGCGCCGTTGGATATTCGGAATTCCTCGGTCGCAGCGGCGATCCGAACTATCTGCTCGCCACGGAGACGGCAATGCTTGCTCTGCCGGCGGTCCAGGACGTCGAATTCACCCACGAGAGCTTCACCCCGATCATGAAGCTCGGCGATGACTATACGCTCATCGTCACAAAAGCGGATTCGCCGTTGGACACGTGCACAGATCTCACGGAGAAGGGGAAGAAGGAGCGGACTGTCGTCGCGATATCGGGTGCCACAGGACTCGACAACATCACGTTCACGCTCATGGAGAAGGCAACCCAGGCGAAATTCGACCGTGTGCCGTTCGAGTCAGGGGCCGAGGCGATCACTGCAGCCCTCGGTGGCCAGGTCGAGGCGATCTCGGTCAACCCCGGCGAGGTAGCCGGACAGTTGGAGTCGGGAGATCTCAAACCGCTGTGCGCAGCGGCCGACGAACGCTACGAATATCCGGAGCTCAAAGACATTCCGACGGCAAAGGAACAGGGCATCGATGTCGCCTTCGCTCAATTCCGCGGCGTGATCGCCCCGGGAGACATCCCAGCCGAAGCGAAGGAGTACTGGGTCAAGAAGGCCAAGGAATTCGCTGAGACGGATGCCTACACAACCTACATCGAGGACAACATGATGCAGCCCAATGCTGCTTATGGTGATGACTTCGCCGCCGATCTCTCCGAGAACGACAAAGAACTGCGAACGGCGATCGGAGAATGA
- a CDS encoding 4-hydroxythreonine-4-phosphate dehydrogenase PdxA yields MDSSQPRIVLVPGDLSGVGPELMVRLLADPANRVRARLLVTATAAELDSFARTAAATIPDRDDIELLGTTYTGPEIPVGEVSVAAGRRALADLATALDRCAGGEADGVLFLPLNKGAMGQAGMREEDELRWFAKRLEFEGFTSELNFIESLVTARVTSHVPVSEIADGISAGRVLETIELLNRAVSQTRTSIPRLAVCALNPHAGEGGKFGREEIDDIAPAIELARSRGIDVEGPFPCDTLFSRAVGGDYDGVVTMYHDQGQIAMKLLGFDQGVTVHGGLPVPIATPAHGTAHNIVGTGAADLGPSSNAFDLAVRMADQRRSTTGIDSISKSEVPAK; encoded by the coding sequence ATGGACTCTTCACAGCCTCGAATCGTCCTGGTGCCGGGAGATCTCTCCGGGGTCGGACCCGAACTCATGGTCCGACTTCTCGCCGATCCTGCCAATCGGGTCCGCGCGAGACTGCTTGTCACAGCGACCGCGGCGGAGCTGGACTCCTTCGCTCGCACGGCGGCAGCGACGATCCCTGATCGCGACGACATCGAACTTCTCGGCACCACGTACACAGGTCCCGAAATTCCGGTCGGCGAAGTCAGCGTCGCCGCGGGCCGGCGCGCCCTGGCCGATCTCGCCACGGCACTCGACCGCTGTGCCGGCGGCGAGGCCGACGGCGTACTCTTCCTTCCGCTGAATAAGGGCGCGATGGGGCAGGCGGGCATGCGTGAAGAAGACGAACTGCGCTGGTTCGCGAAAAGGCTCGAGTTCGAGGGCTTCACTTCGGAGCTCAATTTCATCGAGTCCCTCGTCACTGCGCGGGTGACCTCGCACGTGCCCGTCTCAGAGATCGCCGACGGCATCAGCGCCGGTCGCGTGCTCGAGACGATCGAGCTGCTCAATCGCGCCGTGTCGCAGACCCGAACCTCGATACCGAGGTTGGCTGTCTGCGCCCTCAACCCGCATGCAGGTGAAGGAGGGAAGTTCGGCCGGGAGGAGATCGACGACATCGCTCCTGCGATCGAGCTGGCCCGCTCACGCGGCATCGATGTCGAAGGACCATTCCCGTGCGACACTCTCTTCTCCCGCGCGGTCGGCGGAGACTACGACGGGGTGGTGACGATGTATCACGACCAAGGACAGATCGCGATGAAGCTGCTCGGCTTCGATCAGGGCGTGACCGTCCACGGTGGACTTCCCGTTCCGATCGCAACTCCCGCCCACGGCACCGCTCACAACATCGTCGGCACGGGAGCGGCCGACCTCGGTCCAAGCTCCAATGCCTTCGACCTGGCGGTGCGGATGGCTGACCAGCGCCGATCTACGACAGGCATCGATTCGATCAGCAAGTCGGAGGTGCCCGCCAAATGA
- a CDS encoding tripartite tricarboxylate transporter TctB family protein, which yields MSTTAETAKNPPRNRPDVADVVGTSILGVVGAAAAIMGVRYGLTENGQVGPGMLPFLTGTFILLASVAELFRLFFARVGTSGGRMMSAVEDIEATASESIGVVDDSRSDQAANDELDTFGRTEKQRNRAPFYIFLTLGAALLLIPVLGLIISLAAAILFLLLVVEKQKWWTSAATTIGAAVFVYVVFGLVLSVPLPTGMLGLI from the coding sequence ATGAGCACGACGGCCGAAACCGCAAAGAACCCACCTCGGAACAGACCGGACGTCGCCGACGTCGTCGGGACCTCGATCCTCGGAGTCGTCGGAGCTGCGGCCGCCATCATGGGGGTTCGATATGGACTCACTGAGAACGGACAGGTCGGGCCGGGAATGCTCCCCTTCCTCACCGGAACGTTCATCCTCCTGGCCTCGGTCGCTGAGCTCTTCCGGCTCTTCTTCGCTCGCGTGGGCACCTCGGGCGGTCGCATGATGTCAGCTGTCGAGGACATAGAAGCCACTGCTTCGGAGTCGATCGGCGTCGTCGACGACAGCCGCTCCGACCAGGCAGCGAACGACGAACTCGACACCTTCGGACGGACCGAGAAGCAGCGCAACCGTGCACCGTTCTACATATTCCTGACACTCGGAGCCGCGCTCCTGCTCATCCCGGTCCTCGGCCTTATCATCTCGCTGGCTGCTGCGATCCTCTTCCTGCTCCTCGTCGTGGAGAAGCAGAAGTGGTGGACCTCAGCCGCCACAACGATTGGTGCGGCTGTTTTCGTCTACGTCGTCTTCGGGCTCGTCCTGTCGGTTCCACTGCCGACCGGGATGCTCGGACTGATCTGA
- a CDS encoding tripartite tricarboxylate transporter permease, whose product MIDNLMIGLETAVSPENLLWCFVGVLLGTVIGLLPGLGSTTGVAILLPVTLTFEPVTALIMLAGIYYGSQYGSSISSILISTPGDSSSVVLTLDGYQMARKGRAGAALAISALASFFAAIVSLVGLIALAQPIAKFALNFGPAENLAVILLGMATIVSFAGENMLRGITMAAAGLLVSMVGVASGFSTARFTFGSVNLLSGLDFVAVMIGIFAVGEVLHQIRRGGEKPIRARFRDLLVTKEELRRSFPSSARGTGLGFSVGVLPGAGATLATFLAYGVEKQVSRFKRLIGKGAPEGVAAPEAANNAAANASFIPTLALGIPGSGTTAVLLGAFVIFGLQPGPLLFQQEPDLVWGLLVSFFFGNLILLVLNLPMAPVFAQILRIPYVFLYPIVLMMSFVGAFALGNNTFTLWIVFFAGLLGYFMKRFDFPAAPFVLGLVLGPLLEKYLVQTSAMGDGNLLIMLQRPLSLVLTIAALIALVYPLVGAVIRNLRTRKADATAKEMASK is encoded by the coding sequence ATGATCGACAATCTCATGATCGGGCTGGAAACTGCAGTCAGCCCAGAAAATCTGCTGTGGTGCTTCGTCGGCGTCCTCCTCGGCACGGTCATCGGCCTGTTGCCGGGATTGGGTTCAACCACCGGTGTGGCAATTCTCCTGCCGGTGACACTCACATTCGAACCGGTGACAGCGCTCATCATGCTGGCCGGAATCTACTACGGGTCGCAGTATGGATCGTCCATCAGCTCGATCCTCATCTCGACCCCCGGTGATTCCTCGAGTGTCGTGCTCACCTTGGACGGTTATCAGATGGCTCGAAAGGGACGAGCCGGAGCCGCATTGGCCATCTCTGCTCTGGCATCGTTCTTCGCCGCAATAGTCTCTCTCGTCGGACTCATCGCCTTGGCCCAGCCGATCGCGAAGTTCGCACTCAACTTCGGACCGGCGGAGAACCTCGCGGTCATCCTGTTGGGCATGGCCACGATCGTGTCCTTCGCGGGCGAGAATATGCTCCGAGGCATCACCATGGCCGCCGCCGGACTTCTGGTGTCCATGGTCGGAGTGGCCTCCGGCTTCTCGACGGCTCGCTTCACTTTCGGCAGCGTCAATCTGCTCTCCGGACTCGACTTCGTCGCGGTGATGATCGGCATATTCGCCGTCGGTGAGGTCCTCCATCAGATCCGCCGAGGCGGAGAGAAGCCGATTCGTGCGCGCTTCAGGGACCTGCTCGTCACCAAAGAGGAACTCAGGCGTTCATTCCCGTCCTCAGCCAGGGGCACCGGTCTGGGTTTCAGTGTGGGCGTCCTGCCCGGAGCGGGCGCCACTCTGGCGACGTTCCTCGCCTATGGTGTGGAGAAGCAGGTGAGCAGGTTCAAGCGCCTCATCGGCAAGGGCGCTCCCGAAGGAGTCGCCGCACCTGAGGCGGCGAACAATGCGGCCGCCAATGCGAGTTTCATCCCGACTCTGGCGCTCGGCATTCCCGGCAGCGGCACAACCGCCGTCCTGCTCGGAGCCTTTGTCATCTTCGGCCTGCAGCCAGGACCGCTGCTCTTTCAGCAGGAGCCAGATCTGGTGTGGGGGCTGCTCGTGAGCTTCTTCTTCGGTAACCTCATCCTCCTCGTCCTCAACCTGCCGATGGCTCCGGTCTTCGCTCAGATTCTGCGAATCCCGTACGTATTCCTCTACCCGATCGTGCTCATGATGAGCTTCGTCGGAGCCTTCGCACTGGGCAACAATACGTTCACCCTGTGGATCGTCTTCTTCGCTGGGCTCCTCGGATACTTCATGAAGCGCTTCGACTTCCCGGCCGCGCCATTCGTACTCGGTCTCGTGCTGGGACCGCTGCTCGAGAAGTACCTCGTCCAGACTTCGGCTATGGGGGACGGAAACCTGCTCATCATGCTCCAGCGCCCACTCTCGCTCGTTCTCACCATTGCCGCCCTCATCGCCCTCGTCTACCCCCTTGTGGGTGCGGTCATCCGCAACCTCAGGACGCGGAAGGCCGATGCGACGGCGAAGGAGATGGCGTCGAAGTAG
- a CDS encoding PepSY-associated TM helix domain-containing protein, giving the protein MTTHSSSLPETSGNGPGGTPSPRLDHTEKPRAGEFRTGWFTPFLRRLHFYAGIFVGPFILVAALSGALYALSPQLEKLVYADELTASATDPALPLADQVTAATTYAGGGETISAVRPAPEPGDTTRVMFDDPNLGESESRAIFIDPTTAEVTGDLTVYGTSGALPLRTWVDQLHRSLHLGDVGRYYSELAASWLGIIAVAGLCLWAVRARRARKASALLRPTMKHKGLRRTFSWHASVGVWAAIGMLFLSATGITWSQLGGDNVTKLRAALDWTTPAVSTELGGDTAAGAANGDGGGGHAGHEGGTGGSGHEGHGDHSGHTGQSGHDDTAESAGADPADFDMMLSMAQDVNVNTGLVEILPPADGKSAWVVQEIQRSFPTEVDAVAIDAETMEITDRVDFSDYGLVSKLARWGIDLHMGSMFGLANQIVLFVLAIGIASMVVWGYAMWWQRRPKHDPTKRFGKAPARGAMSTAPWWAPVAAALAAAGIGMFLPMMGISLLGFLVLDVVLARLAVLRGRRPGLHGSRRARSPRQRTRDHGVNGS; this is encoded by the coding sequence ATGACCACTCATTCTTCGTCCCTGCCCGAAACCTCGGGCAACGGCCCCGGCGGCACTCCGTCACCCCGACTGGACCACACCGAGAAACCTCGCGCCGGCGAGTTCCGTACCGGCTGGTTCACCCCGTTCCTGCGCCGACTCCACTTCTACGCCGGGATCTTCGTCGGCCCGTTCATCCTCGTCGCCGCACTCAGCGGGGCGCTCTACGCCCTCAGCCCACAGCTCGAGAAGCTCGTCTACGCCGATGAACTCACCGCCTCGGCGACCGATCCGGCCCTGCCCTTGGCCGACCAGGTCACGGCCGCGACGACCTACGCCGGGGGAGGGGAGACCATCAGCGCGGTGCGCCCGGCCCCGGAGCCCGGGGACACGACCCGGGTGATGTTCGACGACCCGAACCTGGGCGAGAGCGAATCCCGGGCGATCTTCATCGACCCCACCACCGCCGAGGTGACAGGCGACCTGACCGTGTACGGCACCTCGGGAGCCCTCCCGCTGCGCACCTGGGTCGATCAGCTGCATCGCAGCCTTCACCTCGGCGATGTCGGTCGGTACTACAGCGAGCTCGCCGCCTCCTGGCTCGGGATCATCGCCGTTGCCGGACTGTGCCTGTGGGCGGTCCGTGCGCGCAGGGCACGGAAGGCATCGGCCCTGCTGCGGCCGACGATGAAGCACAAGGGGCTGCGCCGCACCTTCTCCTGGCACGCCTCGGTCGGTGTCTGGGCCGCGATCGGGATGCTGTTCCTGTCCGCGACGGGTATCACCTGGTCCCAGCTGGGCGGGGACAACGTGACGAAGCTGCGCGCGGCTCTGGACTGGACGACGCCCGCGGTGTCGACGGAACTCGGTGGGGACACGGCCGCGGGCGCGGCGAACGGCGACGGGGGCGGCGGCCACGCCGGCCACGAGGGCGGCACGGGTGGCTCCGGGCACGAGGGCCACGGCGATCATTCTGGGCACACCGGTCAGTCGGGGCACGACGATACGGCCGAGTCTGCCGGGGCCGACCCGGCAGACTTCGACATGATGCTGTCCATGGCACAGGACGTCAACGTCAACACCGGGCTGGTCGAGATCCTGCCGCCTGCCGATGGGAAATCGGCGTGGGTGGTCCAGGAGATCCAACGCAGCTTCCCGACCGAGGTCGATGCCGTGGCGATCGACGCCGAGACCATGGAGATCACCGATCGCGTCGACTTCTCCGACTACGGACTGGTTTCGAAGCTCGCCCGCTGGGGCATCGACCTGCACATGGGATCCATGTTCGGCCTGGCCAATCAGATCGTCCTCTTCGTCCTCGCCATCGGCATCGCCTCGATGGTCGTGTGGGGGTATGCGATGTGGTGGCAGCGGCGGCCGAAGCACGATCCGACGAAGCGGTTCGGAAAGGCACCGGCGCGAGGCGCGATGTCGACGGCTCCCTGGTGGGCGCCGGTCGCGGCAGCGCTCGCCGCCGCAGGGATCGGGATGTTCCTCCCGATGATGGGGATCAGCCTGCTGGGGTTCCTCGTCCTCGATGTGGTGCTCGCTCGGCTCGCCGTTCTCCGCGGGCGTCGCCCCGGTCTGCACGGGAGTCGACGAGCTCGATCCCCGCGACAGCGCACGCGAGACCACGGTGTGAACGGGTCGTGA
- a CDS encoding FAD-dependent oxidoreductase, with amino-acid sequence MTTISMDEASPSRIVIVGAGPAGIAAADALRGAGHVGEILIVGEEAHSPYDRPPLSKQVLAGTWPTEKVRLRTPDELAATGTALRLSTRAVGLDVEAHRLELDSGQSVFYDALIIATGVRARRHPAAQGLRGVHRLRGLDDAVALRSELDGAQRVAVVGSGFLGAEVAAVCREHGKDVALIGSRALPMLEQVGDEIGAMLADLHRGHGVNLELGVAAAAFTETDRRVTGVALVDGRTVPADLVVVAVGAEPAVDWLSGSDVPLSGPDEVGAGGVRCNATGRAANDVWAVGDVAAWWDPGRRQHVRVEHRLTANDHALVSAQDILGRPAAHTTVIPYFWSDQYDLKVQSFGMLSRQHRFQVVEGAVEDRRFVAVCVDASGRVVGVIGAGMFKALRRWRNALVEGTTLEETAAPG; translated from the coding sequence GTGACGACGATATCCATGGACGAGGCCTCACCCTCCCGCATCGTCATCGTCGGGGCGGGTCCGGCAGGGATCGCCGCGGCTGATGCGCTTCGCGGGGCTGGGCACGTCGGTGAGATCCTGATCGTCGGCGAGGAAGCCCACTCGCCGTACGATCGACCGCCGCTGTCGAAGCAAGTTCTGGCCGGGACTTGGCCGACGGAGAAGGTGCGACTGCGGACACCGGATGAGCTTGCTGCCACCGGGACTGCCCTGCGGTTGTCCACGCGGGCGGTCGGTTTGGACGTCGAGGCACACCGGCTCGAACTCGACTCTGGGCAGAGCGTGTTCTACGATGCCCTGATCATCGCGACCGGGGTCCGCGCCCGCAGACATCCGGCGGCGCAGGGGCTGCGTGGAGTTCACCGGCTGCGTGGGCTCGACGATGCGGTGGCCCTGCGTTCCGAGTTGGATGGCGCGCAGCGAGTCGCTGTCGTGGGCTCGGGATTCCTCGGAGCCGAGGTCGCTGCAGTCTGCCGTGAGCATGGCAAGGATGTCGCTCTGATCGGATCCCGCGCGCTTCCCATGCTAGAGCAGGTTGGGGATGAGATCGGCGCCATGCTCGCCGACTTGCACCGCGGCCACGGCGTGAATCTCGAGCTCGGCGTCGCCGCCGCTGCGTTCACTGAGACCGACCGCCGCGTCACTGGAGTGGCCCTCGTTGACGGGAGAACTGTCCCCGCAGATCTGGTCGTCGTGGCCGTCGGCGCAGAACCGGCTGTGGACTGGCTCAGTGGCAGTGATGTGCCACTGAGCGGGCCCGACGAAGTCGGCGCTGGCGGTGTGCGCTGCAACGCGACCGGTCGCGCTGCGAACGATGTCTGGGCGGTCGGCGACGTCGCCGCCTGGTGGGACCCGGGCCGTCGCCAGCACGTTCGCGTGGAGCACCGTCTGACCGCCAACGATCACGCCCTCGTGAGCGCACAGGACATCCTCGGGCGTCCGGCAGCGCATACCACGGTGATACCGTACTTCTGGTCCGACCAGTACGACCTGAAGGTCCAGAGCTTCGGCATGCTCTCCCGGCAGCACCGGTTCCAGGTGGTCGAGGGGGCGGTCGAGGACCGACGCTTCGTGGCCGTGTGTGTGGACGCTTCGGGCCGAGTCGTCGGCGTCATCGGTGCTGGGATGTTCAAGGCTCTTCGTCGCTGGCGTAATGCTCTTGTCGAGGGGACCACATTGGAGGAGACGGCCGCTCCGGGCTAG
- a CDS encoding ferredoxin: MFQKQWRAAAEGTALKVELEEDRCISAGQCVFAAPEVFDQRDEDGVAVILNEHPSSDHEQSARSAAALCPAAAIRVHEQ, from the coding sequence ATGTTTCAGAAGCAATGGAGAGCTGCAGCGGAGGGGACGGCATTGAAGGTCGAGCTTGAAGAAGACAGATGTATTTCGGCAGGACAGTGCGTATTCGCAGCACCAGAGGTCTTCGATCAGCGAGACGAGGACGGAGTAGCCGTGATCCTCAATGAGCACCCGAGCAGCGATCATGAACAATCGGCCCGGTCTGCCGCCGCCCTGTGCCCGGCGGCCGCAATCCGCGTCCACGAGCAGTGA
- a CDS encoding cytochrome P450: MTTSNTCPITGATAEDPLPFPFEPPTAVAPPEEWAQLREQCPVAHVRTPQEDALLLTRYDDVKSLLSDPRFTRSPTAEQASKAGSSPGSGSSLNMIGDDHMRWRRLLSKSFTAKRMQAMRPHIRQLTDELIDDMIAGGNTADLRTALGFPLPVYVICDLLGVPAEDRDKFAYWSDHFLNLTRYEQAEVEQAMRELNDYLTAHVQRKREQPGDDLLSELTVIADDDDGRMSQQQLVDTGTGLLVAGHETTANMIGKMTAMLLTRRERWEQLISDPSLVPAAVEESLRFDANLGFAMHRWVSEEVQIGDTAIEPNTMVLSAIPAANRDERAFENADEMSFSRGPNQHLTFGAGPHSCLGQSLARVELATVLTALLERLPTLELAVGEDELERRKGLLVGGLEDVPVRW; encoded by the coding sequence ATGACAACGTCGAACACCTGCCCCATCACGGGTGCCACAGCTGAGGACCCACTCCCCTTCCCCTTCGAGCCGCCCACCGCCGTCGCGCCGCCGGAGGAATGGGCCCAGCTGCGTGAGCAATGTCCTGTGGCGCATGTGCGCACCCCGCAGGAGGACGCGCTGCTGCTGACTCGCTACGACGACGTGAAGTCCCTTCTGTCCGACCCGCGGTTCACACGGTCCCCGACTGCTGAGCAGGCGTCGAAAGCCGGAAGCAGCCCCGGATCGGGCTCCTCACTCAATATGATCGGCGACGACCACATGCGCTGGCGGCGCCTGCTCAGCAAGTCATTCACAGCCAAGCGCATGCAGGCCATGCGCCCTCACATCCGTCAACTCACCGACGAACTGATCGACGACATGATTGCTGGCGGAAACACCGCGGACCTGCGCACGGCACTCGGGTTCCCGTTGCCGGTATACGTCATCTGCGACCTTCTCGGCGTCCCCGCCGAGGACCGTGACAAATTCGCATACTGGTCAGATCACTTCTTGAACCTCACACGATATGAGCAGGCTGAAGTCGAGCAGGCGATGCGAGAGCTGAACGATTATCTGACTGCCCACGTCCAGCGCAAGCGTGAGCAACCCGGCGACGATCTGCTGTCCGAGCTCACCGTCATCGCGGATGACGACGACGGCCGCATGTCCCAGCAGCAACTGGTCGACACCGGCACGGGATTGCTCGTCGCCGGACACGAGACCACCGCAAACATGATCGGCAAGATGACTGCCATGCTGCTCACTCGCCGGGAACGATGGGAACAGCTGATCTCCGATCCCAGCTTGGTGCCTGCAGCGGTCGAAGAATCACTCCGCTTCGACGCCAATCTCGGATTCGCCATGCATCGGTGGGTCTCGGAGGAGGTTCAGATCGGCGACACTGCAATCGAACCGAACACCATGGTGCTCTCGGCGATCCCGGCAGCGAATCGCGATGAGCGCGCGTTCGAGAATGCCGATGAGATGAGCTTCTCACGGGGCCCGAACCAGCATCTGACCTTCGGCGCGGGTCCGCACTCATGCTTGGGCCAGAGCTTGGCCCGGGTGGAATTGGCCACCGTGCTGACGGCACTCCTGGAGCGCCTTCCCACCCTCGAACTCGCCGTCGGTGAGGATGAACTCGAGAGGCGGAAGGGGCTGCTGGTGGGCGGACTGGAAGACGTTCCGGTGCGCTGGTGA